Proteins found in one Lycium ferocissimum isolate CSIRO_LF1 unplaced genomic scaffold, AGI_CSIRO_Lferr_CH_V1 ctg19687, whole genome shotgun sequence genomic segment:
- the LOC132042997 gene encoding uncharacterized protein LOC132042997, with product MSKATFPNTTSNVRKLSSSEYKSWWAKVHGKYLEDNLQSLVAAVGPITDILQEHNEEVFADKSLALKSKAVLPHKNKGPPCTDVQKEKMLPQAYQASKKRPPQDESDRSHGDRCPKRFRPPVDEPRDTTSHAVEIHDSDSSSSRTLTATKEPSSVNILVASHQSKPQDSSESVAGPDSWGSLPTSKSEREATSISHGRSKPNLGLSSRKPPATTMSIFYGRKVVMTLRKNFILEAWTKIQAKFSNLSVDCASSLEDEVKVILEEMDGKDLDISPLKKLLDSFFELSTSYDQARSALVDKARRSEKSSHL from the exons ATGTCGAAGGCAACTTTCCCTAATACTACGTCTAATGTGAGGAAGCTCTCTTCGTCCGAGTATAAATCCTGGTGGGCAAAAGTGCATGGGAAATATCTCGAAGACAACTTGCAATCGTTGGTGGCTGCTGTTGGCCCTATTACAGACATTCTTCAAGAGCATAATGAAGAGGTCTTCGCTGATAAATCTCTTGCTTTAAAGTCTAAAGCAGTTTTGCCACACAAAAACAAAGGACCTCCATGTACAGACGTTCAAAAAGAGAAGATGCTTCCTCAGGCTTATCAAGCTTCTAAAAAGCGACCACCACAAGACGAAAGTGATAGAAGTCATGGGGATCGTTGTCCGAAGAGATTCAGACCACCCGTAGATGAGCCAAGAGACACTACTTCGCATGCGGTAGAGATTCATGACAGCGATAGCAGTTCTTCAAGGACTTTGACAGCTACTAAAGAG CCAAGCAGCGTCAATATTTTGGTGGCTTCTCACCAAAGCAAGCCTCAAGATAGCAGTGAATCTGTAGCAGGGCCAGACTCATGGGGATCACTTCCAACATCTAAATCAGAGCGAGAGGCCACTTCTATTTCTCATGGGAGGTCTAAACCAAATTTGGGACTCAGTTCTCGCAAACCACCAGCAACAACTATGTCCATTTTTTATGGAAGAAAGGTTGTGATGACTCTTCGAAAGAATTTCATTTTGGAGGCCTGGACTAAGATCCAAGCTAAATTCTCCAACCTTTCTGTGGATTGTGCATCTTCTCTTGAAGATGAGGTAAAAGTGATCCTCGAGGAGATGGATGGAAAGGACTTGGATATTTCCCCTTTGAAGAAACTATTGGATTCTTTCTTTGAGCTTTCCACTTCCTATGACCAAGCACGATCAGCTCTTGTTGATAAGGCGCGTAGAAGTGAAAAATCGAGTCATTTGTAA